The DNA segment CGACGCGAAATGCTCGTCAGCACTTCCCACGGAATCGTGCCCGTCGCCGTCGCGATCTCTTCTGCCGTGATGACGTCTCGACCAAGCGGTCCTTCTTGAGCACCCAAGAACACCGCCTCGTCACCGATGCGAGCTCCCTCGACGTCGGTCACGTTGAGCATCGTCATGTCCATCGACACGGTGCCCACGACGGGAGCTCGACGCCCTCGCACGAGCGCGTGACCCGCGTTCGACAACTTGCGATCGAGACCATCCGCATACCCCATCGGCACGGTCGCGATGACGCTCGGACGCGACGCGCGCCACGTGTGCCCGTACCCGATCGCGTGTCCCGTCTCGATCGTTCGAGTCGAAACGATTTCCGTACGTACTCGAATGACCGGCTTCAGTTCCGCACCGACCGATGTCATGGGCGAGACGCCGAAGAGCGCAATCCCAGGACGAACCGCATCGAAGTGCGTTTCCGGCATGCGGAGGACCGCCGCGCTGTTCGCCATGTGCACGTACCTCGGAGAAAACCCTCGTGCCCGCACGCGACCCAGAACCTTTTGGAACAGCCCGAGCTGATGGCGCGTCGCATCGAGATCCTCTGCATCGGCACACGCCAGGTGCGTCATCAATCCATCGAGCCGCACGTGAGGCCGCGCATCGAGCGCATCGAGCACGTCGTCGAGCTCGGAGATGCTCACACCAAGTCGCCCCATGCCCGTGTCGACCTTGAGATGCACTCGCACCGGGCGACCATCGTCATCGAACCGCGCAAGCATGCCGATGCGCTCGATGTGCCCCGCGTCGTACACGACAGGCACGAGCTCCCGCGCGAGAATCTCCTCGAGCCCCTCGCGACGCGGGCCGTAATAGCCGCCCATCACGAGAATCGGGATGCGAATGCCCGCATCTCGAAGCTCGATGGCTTCTTCCAGAAGCGCCACGCACAGCCCCGGCATGCCCGCACGTTCCAGCGTTCGAGCAACCGCGGCCGCGCCGTGCCCGTACGCATCGGCCTTCAGCACGCCCCAAATCGCAGGCGCTTTCGAGTTGGCCGTAGCGAGCGTGCGTTCGAGGACGCGCAGGTTGTGTCGCAGATGCGCGAGGTTCACTTCGGCGCGCGTGGGCCGAATCGTGTCGGCCGGAGCGGCTCGTCGCGGACGGAGAACGCGCACCGAACCGCGACTCCCGCCTTCGTGATGACCAAGCTCCAAGCCGAAAGGCCCTTGTTCTGCGAGCTGCGTAGTCATGTCCTTCGCCGATACCTCTACGCTCCGCATGGGGCCAACATTCCTTCGAAAATCGATTCCTGAACCGCTCGCGCGCAGTTTGTCACATGAAACAGCCGCGCATGCACGTCGCGTGCTCTTCTTTGCACGTCCGTTCGCATTTCGAGATGCACGTTTGCCGATTGCACATCGGCGTCACGCATTCCTTTTTGCACTTGGCCCTGACGTGTCGCAAGTGCTCGTACAATCGGTGCCTGGTGGAGCCGTGGAATCATCGGACGCCTTGACGGGTGTCGCTTCTGTGCCTGCATCCACCACGAGCATCATGGGAGGCGGAGCAAGTGCCGTCGTGGGCTCTGGAACGGCCTCCGTCGGATGTGATTCGTTCGCCGCAAGGGCAGCATCGTCCATGTCGGAGCCGCCCTTGAGCTGTCGCGTGCGCAGTTTCGCGTACTCGATCCGATCGCGGGTTTGTCCGAACGTGTAGAACTTGAGCCACTCGTCCCAGCACGCCGTCCGGATCGTGGACTTGACGTCGGGGTTGTCATCGAGTGCCATGCAGTGTTCGAACCGCACGTCGCCTTCGTACAGCGCATGGATGCTCGCCCCGCACGCGGAAAGCCCGGAAACGCCGAGCACGCTCAGGCCAAGACGTACGGCCCACGCCGGGCGGCGGGCGATCGAGGCAGGGTTTGCACGGGACAAGGTTGATCTCGGTGCGAACATGCTTTACCCTGCGCGCGCTCTATAGGAGCGGCCGGCTGTCGCGCTGCTCGGCAAGAGGATAACAGTCATGTTCCTGATGCTCTCGAAAGGTCCTCGCAAGACCAACCGCACGAAGACGAAGCGCTACCGCGCGAAGCTCAAGGCCAAGAACAAGGCCCGCCGCAACCGCATTTATTGTCGTGCCTGATGCGTCCCGGGCTCGCTTAGCGGCCCCGTGACCAATTGCAGCTCGACGAGACGGCCGGGAATGGTTCATGAATGAACCGTTTACCCGGCCGTTTGTGTTGAGCTTTCTCGACGAAGGGGATCGTTCGTCAATCAAACGCGAACGCTCGACCGACGAACACGCTTGTGTTCGAAGATCGAGCGTAACGAAGACGAACGTTGGAGTGGGCAACGAATCAGGGACCGCCCTTGCGAAGCTCGGTGAGCACGAGTTTCGCGACGGCTTTGAGCGTATCGAAGACGCCGACGCCCGTACGCGCCACGCCCTCGAAGTCGGGAACGCCCAGCGGATTGAGCGTTCGGCGAAGCTCTTCCACCGTCGCAACCTCAGGCAAGTCACGCTTGTTGTACTGCATGACGTAGGGAATTTTTTCGAGCTTGTAGCCCTGATCCTCGAGGTTTGTCTTGAGGTTCTCGACGGACTCCTCGTTCGCCTCCATGCGCTCGACCTGAGAGTCGGCAACGAAGACGACACCGTCGACACCCTTCAGGATGAGCTTGCGGCTCGCGTCGTAGAAGACCTGACCAGGCACGGTGTACAGGTGAAACCTGGTCTTGAAGCCGCGAATCTCACCGAGTGCCAGCGGGAGAAAGTCGAAGAACAGCGTCCGATCGGTTTCGGTCGCGAGGGAAATCATCTTCCCCTTCGCATCGGGATTCGTGCGCTCGTAGATGTACTGCAAGTTCGTCGTCTTCCCGCATAAGCCGGGGCCGTAATAGACGATCTTGCAGTTGATCTCCCGCGCCATGTAGTTGATGAAACTCATCCGGCGCGCTCCTAGTCGTTGAACAGGTTGTCGATGTCTTCGTCGGTGATCTCGGCAAACGGTGAGTCGGCACCGGGATCCGCAACCTTCTTCAAGAGAGCCTCGAAGATGTTGTTCAGCTCTTCGCTCGCTCGCCGCACGCGCAAGCGAACGAGACCCAAGCTCGACTTGGAGTCGAAAATCACGACGAGGATGACGCGATTTCCGACGAGCTGAATGTGGATGTTCGCCTTTTCGCCCTCGTGAAACTGCGTCGCGAACTCGTTCTCCTTGAGCAGCTTCGCCATGCCACCAGTGGCCGCGATGTTGCCCGCCGTCAGCGACGCAAGCGACGTGGTGTCCAAATTGTCCACATCGCCACTGGCAGCAATTAG comes from the Polyangiaceae bacterium genome and includes:
- the alr gene encoding alanine racemase translates to MRPTRAEVNLAHLRHNLRVLERTLATANSKAPAIWGVLKADAYGHGAAAVARTLERAGMPGLCVALLEEAIELRDAGIRIPILVMGGYYGPRREGLEEILARELVPVVYDAGHIERIGMLARFDDDGRPVRVHLKVDTGMGRLGVSISELDDVLDALDARPHVRLDGLMTHLACADAEDLDATRHQLGLFQKVLGRVRARGFSPRYVHMANSAAVLRMPETHFDAVRPGIALFGVSPMTSVGAELKPVIRVRTEIVSTRTIETGHAIGYGHTWRASRPSVIATVPMGYADGLDRKLSNAGHALVRGRRAPVVGTVSMDMTMLNVTDVEGARIGDEAVFLGAQEGPLGRDVITAEEIATATGTIPWEVLTSISRRVPRFYREP
- a CDS encoding GTPase domain-containing protein; amino-acid sequence: MSFINYMAREINCKIVYYGPGLCGKTTNLQYIYERTNPDAKGKMISLATETDRTLFFDFLPLALGEIRGFKTRFHLYTVPGQVFYDASRKLILKGVDGVVFVADSQVERMEANEESVENLKTNLEDQGYKLEKIPYVMQYNKRDLPEVATVEELRRTLNPLGVPDFEGVARTGVGVFDTLKAVAKLVLTELRKGGP
- a CDS encoding roadblock/LC7 domain-containing protein, coding for MVNPQMVMYEEEFNQIQNVVDRLVKDANAKVVFIVDKNGQLIAASGDVDNLDTTSLASLTAGNIAATGGMAKLLKENEFATQFHEGEKANIHIQLVGNRVILVVIFDSKSSLGLVRLRVRRASEELNNIFEALLKKVADPGADSPFAEITDEDIDNLFND